The Paenibacillus sp. MBLB1832 genome has a window encoding:
- a CDS encoding helix-turn-helix domain-containing protein, producing the protein MQQKLVLSVNELAEYLGVSLDSVYAMVREKQIPHFRVRRRILFHHETIETWIRESVILA; encoded by the coding sequence ATGCAACAGAAATTAGTTCTTAGTGTTAACGAATTAGCTGAATACCTTGGGGTTTCTTTAGACTCTGTTTATGCTATGGTACGCGAAAAACAAATTCCCCATTTTAGAGTTAGAAGACGGATCCTCTTCCATCATGAAACAATTGAAACCTGGATTAGGGAATCGGTCATACTGGCATGA
- a CDS encoding deoxyguanosinetriphosphate triphosphohydrolase: MSEFIMDWENLLSEKRKRGSNAIKDFRNGFDMDYDRIISSSSLRRLQDKAQVFPLQDNDFIRTRLTHSLEVSSIGRSFGYQVGQRLIILGKIQDIDFPRKISSLLAVACLVHDIGNPPFGHFGEDVIQNWFKEWLFSKEFKKLEKEYILKHGKHILSDQQKNDFMHFEGNAQALRILTKLQFLNDQYGINFTYATLAVLLKYPRSSLEKGKYKDKKSFSKFGYFTSERSIFEDIKRETGIGEFRHPLTFLMESADDIAYSAADVEDGVKKNLVPWENVYLEIKEALGDKYSIGFKYLEKQRATAKKNNVPDINRIHAQNFRVWAQGEMIKACANEFIRNYDQIIRGEYDKELINESSAADIKKKLDEIAIKYCYPSNEVITLELVGDSVIRGLLDMFVPAIIKVDKENSAKKKENKLYHLISENFRYIQKLDEKGEPNKSIQDMSLYDKLMLITDFISGMTDTYAVDLFQRLSGVKLP; encoded by the coding sequence ATGTCTGAATTTATTATGGATTGGGAAAATTTGTTAAGCGAAAAGAGAAAAAGAGGATCAAATGCCATTAAAGATTTTAGGAATGGCTTTGATATGGATTATGACAGGATTATCAGTTCTTCCTCATTAAGAAGGTTGCAAGATAAAGCACAAGTGTTTCCACTGCAAGATAACGATTTTATTAGAACAAGACTTACTCATTCTTTGGAAGTATCTTCGATTGGTAGATCATTTGGTTATCAAGTTGGTCAAAGACTTATAATACTTGGCAAAATACAAGATATTGATTTTCCTAGAAAAATATCATCATTGCTAGCAGTAGCTTGTCTCGTTCACGATATTGGGAATCCACCATTTGGACATTTTGGAGAAGATGTTATTCAAAATTGGTTTAAAGAATGGCTATTCAGTAAGGAATTTAAGAAACTTGAAAAAGAATATATTTTAAAGCATGGTAAACATATACTAAGTGATCAACAAAAAAATGACTTTATGCATTTCGAAGGTAACGCACAGGCATTAAGAATATTAACTAAACTACAGTTTTTAAATGATCAGTACGGAATAAATTTCACTTATGCTACTTTAGCAGTTTTATTAAAATATCCTAGAAGCTCTTTAGAGAAAGGAAAGTATAAAGATAAAAAAAGTTTTAGTAAATTTGGGTATTTTACTTCAGAGAGAAGTATTTTTGAAGATATAAAAAGAGAAACTGGAATTGGTGAATTTAGGCACCCACTTACATTTCTTATGGAATCAGCGGATGATATAGCTTACTCGGCTGCAGATGTTGAAGATGGAGTAAAGAAAAACCTTGTTCCATGGGAGAATGTTTATTTAGAAATCAAAGAGGCTTTGGGAGATAAGTATTCAATAGGTTTTAAGTATCTTGAAAAGCAAAGGGCAACGGCAAAAAAGAATAATGTTCCTGATATTAATCGAATACATGCTCAAAATTTTAGGGTATGGGCTCAAGGAGAAATGATTAAGGCTTGTGCAAATGAATTTATTAGAAATTATGATCAAATAATAAGAGGAGAATATGATAAAGAACTAATAAATGAATCTTCTGCGGCTGATATAAAGAAAAAACTAGATGAGATTGCTATCAAATATTGTTATCCGAGTAATGAAGTAATTACATTAGAATTAGTAGGAGATAGTGTAATTAGAGGACTATTGGATATGTTTGTCCCAGCAATAATTAAAGTTGATAAAGAGAACAGTGCCAAGAAAAAAGAAAATAAACTATATCATTTAATTTCTGAAAATTTTCGGTATATTCAAAAATTAGATGAAAAAGGTGAACCGAATAAAAGTATACAAGACATGTCTCTATATGATAAACTTATGCTCATCACTGATTTTATTTCCGGTATGACAGATACATATGCTGTAGATTTATTCCAAAGATTATCAGGTGTGAAATTACCCTAA
- the rlmD gene encoding 23S rRNA (uracil(1939)-C(5))-methyltransferase RlmD: MKAKGTSGSAPGKHRGSGKSGAAGRAGNSAGNRGKAKEVPAWMADLPVKIGQQVEAEIVGISHDGEGVGRANGFTLFVAGALPGERALVRVEHLKKQYGYAALVELLETSPDRVAPDCLIYEECGGCQLQHLSYEAQLRVKRQQVVDNLVRIGKLENIIVHPTLGMADPWRYRNKAQVPFGEERGGLIGGFYAQGSHRIIDMEACLIQHEANDEVVARVKEIGSRLGIRAYREETGTGLLRHVVVKVGFRTGEIMVVLVTNGADIPRVDEWVAGIREALPAVKSICHNINVRQTNVIFGDETRVLWGSEVIYDYIGDVKFAISARSFFQVNPVQTEVLYGKALEYAALTGGETVVDAYCGIGTISLFLAQRAGQVYGVEIVEEAISDARKNAALNGMMNVHFEAGPAEVVLPEWTRQGVRPDVIVVDPPRKGCDPALLATILELRPRRVVYVSCSASTLARDLRVLVDGGYGVAEVTPVDMFPHTVHVESVALLVR; the protein is encoded by the coding sequence ATGAAAGCAAAAGGTACATCTGGCTCCGCGCCAGGTAAACATAGAGGTAGTGGGAAGTCGGGAGCTGCTGGAAGAGCGGGAAATTCGGCAGGCAACAGAGGTAAGGCGAAAGAAGTGCCAGCTTGGATGGCGGATCTGCCAGTGAAGATCGGGCAGCAAGTTGAGGCCGAGATCGTTGGGATCAGCCATGATGGTGAAGGGGTAGGCCGCGCGAACGGCTTTACCCTTTTTGTCGCGGGGGCGCTGCCAGGTGAGCGTGCGCTCGTGCGTGTGGAACATTTGAAGAAGCAGTATGGGTATGCTGCTTTGGTGGAATTGTTGGAGACGAGTCCGGATCGCGTTGCTCCCGACTGTCTGATCTATGAGGAGTGTGGCGGCTGTCAGCTGCAGCATTTGAGCTATGAGGCGCAGCTTCGCGTGAAGCGGCAGCAGGTCGTGGATAATTTGGTGCGGATTGGGAAGTTGGAAAACATCATTGTTCATCCCACGTTGGGGATGGCCGATCCGTGGCGGTATCGGAACAAGGCTCAGGTTCCTTTCGGGGAAGAGCGGGGCGGCCTCATCGGCGGATTCTATGCGCAGGGTAGCCATCGCATCATTGATATGGAGGCTTGCTTGATCCAGCACGAAGCGAACGACGAAGTCGTTGCGCGGGTGAAAGAGATCGGCTCGCGGCTTGGCATCCGCGCGTATCGGGAAGAGACGGGGACTGGCTTGCTGCGCCATGTCGTCGTTAAAGTCGGCTTCCGCACGGGTGAGATCATGGTCGTCTTGGTGACCAATGGCGCGGACATTCCGCGTGTGGACGAATGGGTTGCTGGCATTCGCGAGGCGCTGCCTGCGGTGAAGAGCATTTGCCATAACATTAATGTGAGACAGACCAATGTTATTTTTGGGGATGAGACGCGCGTCCTGTGGGGTAGCGAAGTCATCTATGACTATATCGGCGATGTGAAATTTGCAATTTCCGCGCGATCCTTCTTTCAAGTGAACCCCGTCCAGACGGAAGTCTTGTACGGGAAGGCACTTGAGTACGCCGCGCTGACAGGCGGCGAAACGGTCGTCGATGCCTATTGCGGCATCGGCACGATTTCCCTGTTCCTGGCGCAGCGCGCGGGACAGGTGTACGGCGTCGAGATCGTCGAAGAGGCGATCTCGGATGCACGTAAGAATGCCGCGTTAAACGGCATGATGAACGTGCACTTCGAGGCAGGACCGGCCGAGGTCGTCCTGCCGGAGTGGACACGTCAGGGCGTTCGGCCTGACGTGATCGTGGTCGACCCGCCGCGCAAAGGGTGCGACCCAGCGCTGCTCGCGACCATCCTCGAGCTGCGGCCGCGGCGCGTGGTGTACGTGTCGTGCAGCGCATCGACACTCGCGCGCGACCTGCGCGTGCTGGTCGACGGCGGGTACGGCGTCGCGGAGGTGACGCCGGTGGATATGTTCCCGCATACGGTGCATGTGGAGTCAGTGGCATTGCTGGTGAGGTAA